In Nitrospira sp. MA-1, the genomic window AGGCAGGGAGTGCCGTGTGGCAATTCCCTTTCTGCAATGGATTTGCTCTATTTGCTATTTTAGTAAATGGCCTAGTCAGGTATTTGGCCTTGGTCCAAGAAAGAAAAATTCTTATTCCTATGGGGAGCAAAAAATTGGAAAAAACCTTGGCGGAATTTTTCCCATGAGGTTTGTGGAGAATGGAGGATGGATTGAAGGGTAAAAGACTTCCATCACGTAGTCGTCCTGAGGGAGTTTTCTACGGGCTCATAAATAGGTGATGTCGATTCAATCGCCGTAGAGAGCTTGGTGGTATGGCAACAAGGAAATAAGTTGTATTTTTTAGGAGGGATGTTTTTGACGACAGGGAGAAGATCTTAGTTGCCTGTTCGATGATTTGAGTGTTTTGGGGGTAGGCCGAGCTTTTTCAGGGCCTGTCGTTCCTACACTGGAGGGCCTGCCACCTGGTCCTTACCAAGGGATTAAAATTGACGGAGTACAGGGAGGAATGTTTGTGGTAGACAGGGCGTTAGCTAAGGGAAAGTCTTGTGGGATCGCCCCAGTCTGATGTACTCGCTGGAATAATTGAGTAGGGCAGAGAAAATGTCCCTTGGGAAGTGTGGAGAGACGTTTTGTGATTGACCGACAGCGCTGACAATGAAATCAAAATTTCAAGCTAGGACATCCTCGCAATTACCTCATCGGCATTTGATGCTGCATAAGCCTTACGGGGTTCTGTCAAAATTTACCGATTCCGAAGGACGTCCGACGTTAGCCGACTATGTGAATGAGTTACGGGTGTATCCGGCCGGGCGATTGGATATGGATAGTGAAGGCCTGCTTCTGCTGACTTCCGATGGAGATCTGGCTCATCGTTTGACCTCGCCATTTCAGAAAGTTTCCAAAACCTATTTGGTGCAGGTGGAACGTATTCCAGATGAATCAGCCCTCGTGGAGCTTCGGGAAGGCGTCATGGTCAAAGGTAAGCGGACCCGGCCGGCTAAAGTTCAGCTTCTTCACGGTGAGCCGGACGTCTATCCTCGCCCCGTCCCCATTCGTTTTCGCAAATCCGTTCCCACGGTATGGTTGCGTATGGAAATTCAAGAAGGCATGAACAGGCAGATTCGGCATATGACTGCACAAGTCGGACACCCGTGTCTCAGAATCATTCGTGTCGCCATCGGGCCGATTCGGTTGGGCTCTCTTGCGCCTGGACAATGGAGGGAGCTGCGAACAGGAGAATTGCGCGGGTTGTCCTAGGGCTTACTGAATCGAATGTGTGGACAGGAACAAGCCATTCGGATGAAATAATTAGCAGGAGCCGGAACAACCCTTATATTTGACCTTGATCAGGGTGTTGGTGTCGATAAAATAGGTATTAGGGTTTTTACCTTGAACATTGTTACGCAGACAGGTAAAATTCACCGCTCGTCATCAATGAACATGCGTTGATGGCCGACGGAATAGCGGCATGACACATTTTTGAATCAGGCCGATGTCATGATCGTGTCTGGTCGGTCAAGGACGGTCCCCCGCACGCTGTTTTGTCTCCCAGCTAGAACGACATAAGGAAGTTGATTCGAGAATGGAGCATTTCTCTGTGAACAAATGGAGGGTCGGTTCTTAGGTTGTAACGTATGGTCTTAGCCCATAGCCGGAATTCACCGGTCCCATTCTATCGTTCCTGTTGAGGTGGTGCTAACAATTTACTTCTGGTCACTTACATAAGAATGGAGATATTCCCATCATGTCGGTAACTATTATTCTGGCCCTGTCCGTTCT contains:
- a CDS encoding pseudouridine synthase; translation: MKSKFQARTSSQLPHRHLMLHKPYGVLSKFTDSEGRPTLADYVNELRVYPAGRLDMDSEGLLLLTSDGDLAHRLTSPFQKVSKTYLVQVERIPDESALVELREGVMVKGKRTRPAKVQLLHGEPDVYPRPVPIRFRKSVPTVWLRMEIQEGMNRQIRHMTAQVGHPCLRIIRVAIGPIRLGSLAPGQWRELRTGELRGLS